Proteins encoded within one genomic window of Brachybacterium sp. P6-10-X1:
- a CDS encoding undecaprenyl-diphosphate phosphatase, with protein sequence MSFFEAVVLGLVQALTEFLPVSSSAHVRVVGELMNPGQDPGAAFTAIIQLGTETAVLIYFWKDITRIIGKWFKALAGKIPHSDPDVRMGWLVIIGSIPIGVLGLLFEEQIDHGLRNLYITATTLIVFGLLLGLADRIAPQRKELTELTVRDGILFGLAQALALIPGVSRSGGTITAGLLMGYSRKAAARYAFLLAVPAVFASGLYKAAQEVPALLSADGRAAAAAAGEPSLLAIIVATVVAFGVGFAVIVWFMRIIENYSYLMFVVYRVVAGLVLLGLLWFGVVDPLAGS encoded by the coding sequence ATGTCGTTCTTCGAGGCGGTCGTCCTCGGCCTCGTCCAGGCCCTGACCGAGTTCCTCCCGGTCTCCTCGAGCGCGCACGTGCGCGTGGTCGGCGAGCTGATGAACCCCGGGCAGGACCCGGGCGCCGCCTTCACCGCCATCATCCAGCTCGGCACCGAGACGGCGGTGCTGATCTACTTCTGGAAGGACATCACCCGGATCATCGGCAAGTGGTTCAAGGCCCTGGCCGGGAAGATCCCCCACTCCGATCCCGACGTGCGGATGGGCTGGCTGGTGATCATCGGCTCGATCCCGATCGGGGTTCTCGGGCTGCTGTTCGAGGAGCAGATCGACCACGGCCTGCGCAACCTCTACATCACCGCCACGACGCTCATCGTCTTCGGCCTCCTGCTGGGTCTGGCCGACCGGATCGCGCCGCAGCGCAAGGAGCTCACCGAGCTCACCGTGCGCGACGGCATCCTGTTCGGCCTCGCCCAGGCCCTCGCCCTGATCCCGGGCGTCTCCCGCTCCGGCGGCACCATCACCGCAGGCCTGCTCATGGGCTACTCGCGCAAGGCCGCGGCGCGCTACGCCTTCCTGCTGGCCGTGCCCGCCGTGTTCGCCTCCGGGCTGTACAAGGCGGCCCAGGAGGTCCCGGCCCTGCTGAGCGCCGACGGGCGCGCCGCCGCGGCGGCGGCCGGCGAACCCTCGCTGCTGGCGATCATCGTCGCGACCGTCGTGGCCTTCGGCGTCGGCTTCGCGGTGATCGTGTGGTTCATGCGGATCATCGAGAACTACTCCTACCTGATGTTCGTGGTGTACCGCGTGGTCGCCGGACTGGTGCTGCTGGGCCTGCTCTGGTTCGGCGTCGTCGACCCGCTCGCAGGGTCCTGA
- a CDS encoding DNA primase gives MNTDPRSALAALIAALERHYEAASASRGDDDPALDAATEQLTTAFDTYDDALFDAYEIATPLIVFDGEDDDVDDDDDFDDLDDFEDDEDDDSDDYDDDEYEEGDDGR, from the coding sequence ATGAACACGGATCCTCGCTCCGCTCTCGCTGCGCTGATCGCTGCCCTCGAACGTCACTACGAGGCGGCCTCCGCCTCCCGCGGTGACGACGACCCCGCCCTGGACGCCGCCACCGAGCAGCTCACCACGGCCTTCGACACCTACGACGACGCGCTCTTCGACGCGTACGAGATCGCCACGCCGCTCATCGTCTTCGACGGTGAGGACGACGACGTTGACGATGACGACGATTTCGACGACCTCGATGACTTCGAGGACGACGAGGACGATGACTCGGACGACTACGACGACGATGAGTACGAGGAGGGCGACGACGGGCGCTGA
- a CDS encoding TrmH family RNA methyltransferase — protein sequence MTGPRPPARPALPRRLERRNALFQQWQALLTNRTKRTRSAEMLIQGVRPITQAITHGVELHALLTDGRERPSRWARELLAAPPAPVVELAPELMAELGERADGAPELLALAAVPADDLSRLSPSSSGIVVVFDRPAGPGNIGSLARTVDALGGEGLVVTGHGADPWDPAAIRASTGSVFAVPVLRSPSHQEVMDWIARRREAGEPWSVLGLDEAGGVELADADLTGPVLLVVGNETAGMSSRWREACDRVAEIPMGGSASSLNASVAGSIALYEARRQRGRTRG from the coding sequence ATGACAGGCCCCCGACCGCCGGCGCGCCCCGCCCTGCCGCGCCGCCTCGAGCGCCGCAATGCTCTCTTCCAGCAATGGCAGGCGCTGCTGACCAACCGCACCAAGCGCACCCGCAGCGCAGAGATGCTCATCCAGGGGGTGCGCCCCATCACCCAGGCCATCACGCACGGCGTCGAGCTCCACGCGCTGCTCACCGACGGGCGCGAGCGCCCCTCCCGGTGGGCGCGCGAGCTGCTCGCCGCCCCGCCGGCACCGGTGGTCGAGCTCGCGCCCGAGCTGATGGCGGAGCTGGGGGAGCGGGCGGACGGCGCCCCGGAGCTGCTCGCCCTGGCCGCCGTCCCCGCCGACGACCTCTCCCGGCTGTCCCCGTCGTCCTCCGGGATCGTGGTGGTCTTCGATCGGCCCGCGGGCCCGGGCAACATCGGTTCCCTGGCCCGGACCGTCGACGCCCTCGGCGGGGAGGGCCTCGTGGTCACCGGGCACGGTGCCGACCCCTGGGACCCTGCGGCGATCCGGGCGAGCACCGGTTCCGTCTTCGCCGTCCCCGTGCTGCGCTCCCCGTCCCACCAGGAGGTCATGGACTGGATCGCCCGGCGACGCGAAGCAGGGGAGCCGTGGAGCGTGCTCGGCCTGGACGAGGCGGGCGGCGTCGAGCTGGCCGATGCGGACCTCACCGGTCCCGTGCTGCTCGTGGTCGGCAACGAGACCGCCGGGATGAGCTCCCGGTGGCGGGAGGCCTGCGACCGCGTCGCGGAGATCCCGATGGGCGGCAGCGCCTCCTCGCTGAACGCCTCGGTGGCCGGCTCGATCGCTCTGTACGAGGCACGACGCCAGCGGGGCCGCACCCGCGGCTGA
- a CDS encoding shikimate dehydrogenase, with protein MPATGIDAPATTLRRFAVVGSPVVHSLSPVLHRTAYAELGIERASYDRYDVPAGELAAFLETCPGRELAGLSVTMPGKPEAFALAAETDATSRELGIANTLIRRPDEDGWRAENHDVHGIVAALGDHGTRTATTGAVLGSGATATSAVAALVELGTERILLSARSPHKLAAPEEVATRAGVSTSRVPWDSSQELLAADVLISALAADGARAVADAWERTADRTVPTLFLDVLYDPWPAPLAAVIAARGGDVADGLEMLAHQAGQQVRSMLSVPSAPVPRMLAAARDELARRAG; from the coding sequence ATGCCCGCGACCGGGATCGATGCTCCCGCCACGACCCTGAGACGCTTCGCGGTCGTCGGCTCTCCGGTGGTCCACTCGCTCTCCCCCGTGCTGCACCGCACGGCCTACGCCGAGCTCGGCATCGAGCGCGCGAGCTACGACCGCTACGACGTGCCCGCCGGCGAGCTGGCCGCCTTCCTGGAGACCTGTCCGGGACGCGAGCTGGCGGGGCTCAGCGTGACCATGCCCGGCAAACCGGAGGCCTTCGCCCTGGCCGCCGAGACGGACGCGACCTCCCGGGAACTCGGGATCGCCAACACGCTGATCCGTCGGCCCGACGAGGACGGCTGGCGCGCCGAGAACCACGACGTCCACGGGATCGTGGCCGCGCTGGGCGACCACGGCACACGCACCGCCACCACCGGCGCCGTCCTCGGCTCCGGCGCGACGGCCACCAGCGCCGTCGCCGCCCTGGTCGAGCTCGGGACCGAGCGGATCCTGCTGTCGGCCCGCAGCCCCCACAAGCTGGCGGCGCCGGAGGAGGTCGCGACCCGTGCCGGGGTGAGCACCTCCCGGGTGCCCTGGGACTCCAGCCAGGAGCTTCTGGCTGCCGACGTCCTGATCAGCGCGCTGGCCGCGGACGGCGCCCGAGCGGTCGCCGACGCCTGGGAGCGGACAGCGGACCGAACGGTCCCGACCCTGTTCCTGGACGTCCTCTACGATCCCTGGCCCGCCCCGCTGGCCGCCGTCATCGCCGCCCGCGGCGGCGACGTCGCCGACGGCCTCGAGATGCTCGCCCACCAGGCCGGCCAGCAGGTCCGATCCATGCTGTCCGTCCCCTCGGCCCCGGTGCCGCGGATGCTCGCCGCCGCCCGGGACGAGCTCGCCCGCCGCGCCGGATGA
- a CDS encoding tRNA (cytidine(34)-2'-O)-methyltransferase: MVHVFLHEPAIAGNTGNAIRLAAVTGARLHLVEPLGFDLEDAKLRRAGLDYHDLADVRIHPDLEQALATVPAARVLAFTAHTDVRFDQVEYSPQDVLLFGTEPTGLPEQVLAHPRISSRVRIPMLPARRSLNLSNAVSIAVYEAWRQQGYDGAGA; encoded by the coding sequence ATGGTCCACGTCTTCCTCCATGAGCCCGCGATCGCCGGCAACACGGGCAACGCGATCCGGCTGGCGGCCGTCACGGGCGCCCGTCTCCACCTCGTGGAGCCGCTCGGCTTCGATCTCGAGGACGCGAAGCTGCGCCGGGCGGGCCTGGACTACCACGACCTCGCCGATGTCAGGATCCATCCCGATCTCGAGCAGGCCCTCGCAACGGTTCCCGCCGCCCGGGTCCTCGCTTTCACCGCGCACACCGACGTGCGCTTCGACCAGGTCGAATACTCCCCGCAGGACGTGCTGCTGTTCGGCACCGAGCCCACCGGACTGCCCGAGCAGGTGCTCGCCCATCCGCGGATCAGCTCGCGGGTGCGGATCCCCATGCTCCCGGCGCGCCGATCCCTGAACCTCTCCAATGCCGTCTCGATCGCGGTCTACGAGGCCTGGCGCCAGCAGGGATACGACGGAGCAGGAGCATGA
- the arc gene encoding proteasome ATPase: MKTYAEMTAELDKIAAHNERLTGSLRAARAQIVELKSDLERVGDPPNSYATFLRRTEGTTIDVLHNGRKLRVATAASLDLDALAPGAELRLNEALAAVEAVAPSDAGNVVPVVESLADTRLLVAVAPDDIRALRRAGGLADQTLHPGDHVLVDLKAQLVLERIDRAEITDLVLEQVPDVSFDEIGGLGDQIEAIRDAVELPFLQQDLYRTYGLRPPQGVLLYGPPGCGKTMIAKAVAHELVLRSAEVRGVSVAEALENSAFLNVKGPELLNKYVGETERSIRLVFERAREKAAADHPVVIFFDEMEALFRTRGTGLSSDVETTIVPQLLAEIDGVEGLDNVIVIGASNREDMIDPAILRPGRLDVKIRVRRPHARAGREILGLYLDETVPMREDRTGLLDLAVSEIYDDGPSSAFVRLEYADGSDETLHFRDFVSGATLRNITDRAKKLAVKDQLLSGQEGLTAQHLRDAITAEFVENEDLPSAAHPEDWARVSGARGRRIDAVVPLQGRSRAAEEASR, from the coding sequence ATGAAGACCTATGCGGAGATGACCGCCGAACTGGACAAGATCGCCGCCCACAACGAGCGGCTGACCGGATCGCTGCGTGCCGCGCGCGCCCAGATCGTCGAGCTCAAGAGCGATCTCGAGCGGGTCGGAGACCCTCCGAACTCCTACGCGACCTTCCTGCGCCGCACCGAGGGCACCACGATCGACGTGCTGCACAACGGGCGCAAGCTGCGGGTGGCGACCGCCGCGAGCCTGGACCTGGACGCCCTCGCCCCCGGTGCCGAGCTGCGGTTGAACGAGGCCCTGGCAGCGGTCGAGGCCGTCGCCCCCAGCGACGCCGGCAATGTCGTGCCCGTGGTCGAGTCCCTCGCCGATACGCGTCTGCTGGTGGCCGTCGCCCCGGACGACATCCGGGCGCTGCGCCGCGCCGGAGGACTGGCCGATCAGACGCTGCACCCCGGCGACCACGTCCTGGTCGATCTCAAGGCGCAGCTGGTGCTGGAGCGCATCGACCGCGCCGAGATCACCGACCTGGTCCTCGAGCAGGTCCCCGACGTGTCCTTCGACGAGATCGGCGGCCTCGGCGACCAGATCGAGGCGATCCGCGACGCCGTCGAGCTGCCGTTCCTGCAGCAGGACCTCTACCGCACCTACGGCCTGCGCCCGCCGCAGGGCGTGCTGCTGTACGGCCCGCCCGGCTGCGGCAAGACGATGATCGCCAAGGCCGTCGCCCACGAGCTGGTGCTGCGCAGCGCCGAGGTGCGCGGGGTCAGCGTCGCCGAGGCGCTGGAGAACTCGGCGTTCCTGAACGTCAAGGGCCCCGAGCTGCTGAACAAGTACGTCGGCGAGACCGAGCGCTCGATCCGCCTGGTGTTCGAGCGGGCCCGGGAGAAGGCCGCCGCCGATCATCCCGTGGTGATCTTCTTCGACGAGATGGAGGCCCTGTTCCGCACCCGCGGCACCGGGCTGTCCAGCGACGTGGAGACCACGATCGTGCCCCAGCTGCTGGCCGAGATCGACGGGGTGGAGGGCCTGGACAACGTGATCGTCATCGGCGCCTCCAATCGCGAGGACATGATCGATCCGGCCATCCTGCGCCCGGGCCGGCTCGACGTGAAGATCCGCGTGCGGCGCCCCCACGCCCGCGCGGGACGCGAGATCCTCGGTCTCTACCTCGACGAGACGGTGCCCATGCGCGAGGACCGCACGGGGCTGCTGGACCTCGCCGTCTCGGAGATCTACGACGACGGCCCCTCCTCGGCCTTCGTCCGCCTGGAGTACGCCGACGGCAGCGACGAGACGCTCCACTTCCGCGATTTCGTCTCCGGGGCGACGCTGCGCAACATCACCGACCGCGCCAAGAAGCTCGCCGTCAAGGACCAGCTGCTCAGCGGTCAGGAGGGTCTGACCGCCCAGCACCTGCGCGATGCGATCACCGCCGAGTTCGTGGAGAACGAGGACCTGCCCTCGGCGGCCCATCCCGAGGACTGGGCCCGGGTCTCGGGGGCGCGGGGGCGGCGCATCGACGCCGTCGTCCCGCTGCAGGGCCGCTCCCGCGCCGCCGAGGAGGCCTCCCGATGA
- a CDS encoding DUF5703 family protein gives MPGTHEPLLAQVEHVRDPRRVRDLPLEAGRAAEDYEFQIITVPRSSSVGQVRAALTDEAEYGRWEHARTRRYLGGGRKVWLRRRIIRVRSTLGQPPTI, from the coding sequence TTGCCGGGAACCCATGAACCCCTTCTCGCCCAGGTCGAGCACGTGCGGGATCCACGTCGGGTCCGGGACCTCCCTCTCGAGGCGGGTCGCGCCGCCGAGGACTACGAGTTCCAGATCATCACGGTCCCGCGCAGCAGCTCGGTGGGCCAGGTCCGCGCCGCTCTGACCGACGAGGCCGAGTACGGCCGCTGGGAGCACGCCCGCACCCGCCGTTACCTCGGCGGCGGCCGGAAGGTGTGGCTCCGCCGACGGATCATCCGCGTCCGGTCCACCCTCGGGCAGCCGCCGACGATCTGA
- the mltG gene encoding endolytic transglycosylase MltG, which produces MSDEDDLSFEDLAENQAADASKHRGRRRAPRRRNRFLRTVLPVVLVVAVVLGLGYGGFQGYRWLTSNVSVEQEATDYPGPGTGEATVEVASGDTGADIASTLVDEGVIKSTGPFVTVFASTPDASGIEPGVYRLQKKMASADALSALMDPSNLAGHRVIIPEGLRLTQIWPLLSEASGIPVEDFEEAAKDYTSYGIPENSAESLEGYLWPGRYDTPEGATAEEVIQMMWDRMEKQLTDRGIPEDQWHQSLTIASLAELEVRESEDYGKVVRTIHNRLEGAGEAAGTPMPLQFDSTIHYITGKEAGVGTTDEERHTKSPYNTYLNTGLPPGPIASPGGATLDATLDPPKGDWLYFVTVNTDTGETKFAATWAQHEQNVAEWQAWAQEKD; this is translated from the coding sequence ATGAGCGACGAGGATGATCTGTCCTTCGAGGATCTCGCGGAGAACCAGGCCGCGGATGCGTCGAAGCACCGGGGTCGTCGTCGAGCGCCCCGCAGGCGCAACCGCTTCCTGCGCACCGTGCTCCCCGTCGTGCTGGTCGTCGCCGTGGTCCTCGGGCTCGGCTACGGCGGGTTCCAGGGGTACCGCTGGTTGACCTCCAACGTCAGCGTGGAGCAGGAGGCCACGGATTACCCGGGGCCGGGCACGGGCGAGGCCACCGTGGAGGTCGCCTCGGGCGACACCGGGGCCGACATCGCATCGACCCTGGTCGACGAGGGGGTCATCAAGTCCACCGGGCCGTTCGTCACCGTCTTCGCCAGCACGCCGGACGCCTCCGGCATCGAGCCGGGCGTGTACCGGCTCCAGAAGAAGATGGCGTCCGCCGACGCGCTCAGCGCCCTCATGGACCCCTCGAACCTCGCCGGTCACCGGGTGATCATCCCCGAAGGACTGCGCCTGACCCAGATCTGGCCGCTGCTGTCCGAGGCCAGCGGGATCCCCGTCGAGGACTTCGAGGAGGCGGCGAAGGACTACACCTCCTACGGCATCCCGGAGAACTCCGCGGAGAGCCTCGAGGGCTACCTCTGGCCCGGCCGCTACGACACCCCCGAGGGGGCCACCGCCGAGGAGGTCATCCAGATGATGTGGGACCGGATGGAGAAGCAGCTGACCGACCGGGGCATCCCCGAGGACCAGTGGCACCAGAGCCTCACCATCGCGTCGCTGGCCGAGCTGGAGGTCCGCGAGAGCGAGGACTACGGCAAGGTGGTCCGCACCATCCACAACCGGCTCGAGGGGGCCGGGGAGGCCGCCGGCACCCCGATGCCGCTGCAGTTCGACTCGACGATCCACTACATCACCGGCAAGGAGGCCGGCGTCGGGACCACCGACGAGGAGCGGCACACGAAGAGCCCGTACAACACGTACCTCAACACGGGACTGCCGCCGGGCCCGATCGCCTCCCCGGGCGGCGCCACCCTGGACGCCACCCTCGATCCGCCGAAGGGGGACTGGCTCTACTTCGTCACCGTCAACACCGATACCGGCGAGACGAAGTTCGCCGCCACCTGGGCGCAGCACGAGCAGAACGTCGCGGAGTGGCAGGCGTGGGCGCAGGAGAAGGACTGA
- the mshC gene encoding cysteine--1-D-myo-inosityl 2-amino-2-deoxy-alpha-D-glucopyranoside ligase, protein MHSWTSPSISPLPASGVPLRLHDTRTGRTAPLIPLLPGRARLYVCGITPYDATHLGHAATYHATDLMRRALLDTGLEVEVAQNVTDVDDPLFERAARDGVDWRELAASQTALFAEDMEQLRIIAPETYRTVSEAMDDIIATVTTLRERCRAYPVTAPDAAADGGVDWYLDLSIDGALGDVSGWDEQQMLEVFAERGGDPEREGKRGTFDPLLWRAERAGEPAWDAGELGRGRPGWHVECVSIAEDALGLPFDVQAGGSDLVFPHHDLGAAHAIGTGRGFAAVYTHSGMVGYEGEKMSKSLGNLVFVHRLVRDGVDPMAIRLVLMAHHYRSDWAWTDQELERAAARLASYRAAAERGGHHPGTVEALRGALREDLDTPSALRALDAWAAGSAPRPGTDDDGPGDVVAASDALFGLTLRD, encoded by the coding sequence GTGCATTCCTGGACCTCCCCGTCGATCTCACCCCTTCCCGCCTCGGGCGTGCCGCTGCGGCTGCACGACACCCGGACCGGTCGCACGGCGCCGCTGATCCCGCTGCTGCCCGGGCGGGCACGGCTGTACGTCTGCGGCATCACCCCGTACGACGCGACGCATCTCGGGCACGCCGCCACCTACCACGCCACGGACCTCATGCGCCGCGCCCTGCTCGACACGGGACTCGAGGTGGAGGTCGCCCAGAACGTCACCGACGTCGACGACCCGCTGTTCGAGCGCGCCGCCCGCGACGGCGTCGACTGGCGCGAGCTCGCCGCCTCGCAGACGGCCCTGTTCGCCGAGGACATGGAGCAGCTGCGGATCATCGCCCCGGAGACCTACCGGACGGTGTCCGAGGCGATGGACGACATCATCGCCACCGTGACCACCCTGCGCGAGCGGTGCCGCGCGTATCCCGTCACGGCGCCCGATGCCGCGGCGGACGGGGGCGTGGACTGGTACCTGGACCTGTCGATCGACGGAGCCCTCGGGGACGTCTCCGGCTGGGACGAGCAGCAGATGCTCGAGGTGTTCGCCGAGCGCGGCGGGGACCCCGAGCGCGAGGGCAAGCGCGGCACCTTCGACCCCCTGCTGTGGCGGGCCGAGCGCGCGGGCGAGCCGGCCTGGGACGCCGGCGAGCTGGGCCGGGGCAGGCCCGGCTGGCACGTGGAGTGCGTCTCCATCGCCGAGGACGCCCTGGGCCTGCCCTTCGACGTGCAGGCCGGGGGCAGCGACCTCGTCTTCCCCCACCACGACCTGGGCGCCGCGCACGCGATCGGGACGGGACGCGGCTTCGCCGCCGTGTACACCCACAGCGGCATGGTGGGCTACGAGGGCGAGAAGATGAGCAAGTCGCTGGGCAACCTCGTCTTCGTCCATCGCCTGGTGCGAGACGGCGTCGACCCGATGGCGATCCGCCTGGTGCTCATGGCCCATCACTACCGCTCCGACTGGGCCTGGACGGACCAGGAGCTGGAGCGCGCCGCGGCCCGCCTGGCGTCCTACCGCGCCGCCGCGGAGCGCGGCGGGCACCACCCCGGGACGGTCGAGGCGCTGCGCGGTGCGCTGCGCGAGGACCTCGACACCCCCTCGGCGCTCAGGGCCCTCGACGCCTGGGCGGCCGGTTCCGCTCCGCGGCCGGGCACCGATGATGACGGACCCGGCGACGTCGTCGCCGCGAGCGATGCCCTGTTCGGACTGACGCTGCGCGACTGA
- a CDS encoding site-2 protease family protein, producing MKSPTLRLGALPPIKVSPGTLVTVLVLAVILYPGLGGSGASATTGALLALGIALFMIVSVLAHEASHAASAHAFGARVDHIALTLWGGHTQYRGESLGTVASIVISLSGPLANGLLAALTTGLGALSVPGTPADVFWIYCSFLNIALALFNLLPGLPMDGGRALEALLGGVLGNVLLGTRVTAWIGRIIAVAVVAVPLWRIVAARGTGSLGLLTLLWALLIAGMLWQGASRALQAATLQHRVESLDAATLARPMHLVGPQQVLAELGSGTDLDAVLVLDRTAARPGTLGRAYRIHPAAAAAVPAAHRDRTPVSAVAGSVGEIGMLESSLRGNALISVMLSHPLPVYLVRESDGRARGVIMSADVNGLLRGR from the coding sequence ATGAAGAGTCCCACGCTGCGCCTGGGCGCGCTGCCGCCCATCAAGGTCAGCCCCGGCACCCTGGTGACCGTCCTGGTGCTCGCCGTGATCCTCTACCCCGGCCTGGGCGGCTCCGGCGCCTCGGCGACGACCGGCGCGCTGCTGGCGCTCGGCATCGCCCTGTTCATGATCGTCTCGGTCCTGGCCCACGAGGCCTCGCACGCCGCGAGCGCCCATGCCTTCGGCGCGCGGGTCGACCACATCGCCCTGACCCTCTGGGGCGGGCACACCCAGTACCGCGGCGAGTCACTGGGCACCGTGGCCTCGATCGTGATCTCGCTGTCCGGCCCGCTGGCCAACGGCCTGCTCGCCGCGCTCACGACGGGTCTGGGTGCCCTGAGCGTCCCGGGCACACCCGCCGACGTGTTCTGGATCTACTGCAGCTTCCTGAACATCGCTCTGGCCCTGTTCAACCTGCTGCCCGGCCTGCCGATGGACGGCGGCCGCGCCCTGGAGGCCCTGCTGGGCGGGGTCCTCGGGAACGTCCTCCTCGGCACGCGCGTGACCGCCTGGATCGGGCGCATCATCGCCGTGGCCGTGGTGGCGGTGCCGCTGTGGCGGATCGTGGCGGCCCGGGGCACCGGCTCCCTCGGCCTGCTGACGCTGCTGTGGGCGCTGCTGATCGCCGGGATGCTCTGGCAGGGCGCTTCCCGGGCGCTGCAGGCCGCCACGCTGCAGCACCGCGTCGAGAGCCTCGACGCCGCGACGCTGGCCCGCCCGATGCACCTGGTCGGCCCGCAGCAGGTCCTCGCGGAGCTCGGCAGCGGGACGGACCTCGACGCCGTGCTGGTGCTCGACCGCACCGCCGCGCGGCCCGGAACGCTCGGCCGTGCCTACCGCATCCACCCTGCCGCGGCGGCCGCCGTCCCGGCCGCGCACCGCGACCGCACCCCCGTCAGCGCCGTCGCCGGCTCCGTGGGGGAGATCGGGATGCTGGAGAGCTCCCTGCGCGGCAATGCGCTGATCTCCGTGATGCTCTCCCATCCCCTGCCCGTCTACCTGGTCCGTGAGAGCGACGGGCGGGCGCGCGGGGTCATCATGAGCGCCGATGTCAACGGACTTCTGCGCGGACGGTGA
- a CDS encoding PAC2 family protein: MSRIAITAFSGWNDAGEAASGVIEHLLHVWPSRPVGAVDAEDFIDFQVNRPEIRTSEEGLRVIDWPDTELRIVQPPRGPEIVTVLGPEPSLHWKRFCDEVLEQLQGLDVSSVISLGALLADSPHTRPLPVSAAVEPGRAEQVDGSELYSGPIGVPTILARRTASAGMRTTSTWVQVPHYVSQNASPKAVLGLLREVQSLVSAQIPLSELVEDAEAWERGVDELARTDEDVAEYVRRLERAQDAAELPEASGDAIAEEFEQFLRRRRESE, from the coding sequence ATGAGTCGAATCGCCATCACGGCTTTCAGCGGGTGGAACGACGCGGGAGAGGCCGCCAGCGGGGTGATCGAGCATCTGCTGCACGTGTGGCCGTCCCGGCCCGTCGGAGCGGTCGATGCCGAGGATTTCATCGATTTCCAGGTCAACCGCCCCGAGATCCGCACCTCCGAGGAGGGTCTGCGGGTCATCGACTGGCCGGACACCGAGCTGCGGATCGTCCAGCCGCCGCGCGGACCCGAGATCGTCACCGTGCTGGGACCGGAGCCGTCGCTGCACTGGAAGCGCTTCTGCGACGAGGTGCTCGAGCAGCTGCAGGGGCTGGACGTGAGCTCGGTCATCTCCCTGGGGGCGCTGCTGGCGGATTCCCCGCACACCCGTCCGCTGCCGGTCTCCGCCGCGGTCGAGCCCGGCCGGGCCGAGCAGGTGGACGGCAGCGAGCTGTACTCGGGACCGATCGGGGTGCCGACGATCCTCGCCCGCCGGACCGCGAGCGCCGGGATGCGTACGACCAGCACATGGGTGCAGGTCCCCCATTACGTGTCCCAGAACGCGTCCCCGAAGGCCGTTCTGGGCCTGTTGCGGGAGGTTCAGTCGCTGGTCAGCGCCCAGATTCCGCTGTCCGAGCTGGTCGAGGACGCCGAGGCCTGGGAGCGCGGGGTCGACGAACTGGCCCGCACCGACGAGGACGTCGCCGAGTACGTGCGGCGCCTCGAGCGGGCCCAGGACGCGGCGGAGCTGCCGGAGGCCAGCGGCGACGCGATCGCCGAGGAGTTCGAGCAGTTCCTGCGGCGGCGGCGCGAATCGGAGTGA
- a CDS encoding tRNA (adenine-N1)-methyltransferase, with protein MTQQPTPRAPRRGLDRTGSFDLGDKVQLADTKNRRHTITLRPGGQFHTHRGVLEHDQLIGAEDGVVVEDSRGTRYQALRPLYADYMLSMPRGAAIIYPKDTAQILMWGDIFPGARVLEAGVGSGGLTTALLRAVGEEGSVHSIERREDFAEVARENVETYFGAPHPSWDLTVGDFQDVAPALCPDGPAVDRVVLDMLAPWECIDAAAEVLVSGGVFLTYVATVTQLSRTAEALRDHGEFTEPTAWESFVRPWHLEGLAVRPEHRMNAHTGFLLTSRRTAHGTPALTRVTRPAPGSRVEEELADPANEGFGGASTEWGPQDVGERGVAPRKLKRALRDIRQGRDR; from the coding sequence ATGACGCAGCAGCCCACGCCTCGAGCTCCCCGCCGCGGCCTGGACCGCACCGGTTCCTTCGATCTCGGCGACAAGGTCCAGCTCGCCGACACCAAGAACCGCCGGCACACCATCACGCTGCGGCCCGGCGGGCAGTTCCACACCCATCGCGGCGTGCTCGAGCACGACCAGCTGATCGGCGCCGAGGACGGCGTGGTCGTCGAGGACTCCCGGGGCACCCGCTATCAGGCGCTGCGGCCGCTGTACGCCGACTACATGCTCTCGATGCCGCGCGGCGCCGCGATCATCTACCCCAAGGACACCGCGCAGATCCTCATGTGGGGAGACATCTTCCCGGGCGCGCGGGTGCTCGAGGCGGGTGTCGGCTCCGGCGGTCTGACCACTGCGCTGCTGCGCGCCGTGGGCGAGGAGGGCAGCGTCCACTCGATCGAGCGCCGCGAGGACTTCGCCGAGGTCGCCCGGGAGAACGTCGAGACCTATTTCGGCGCCCCCCACCCCTCCTGGGATCTCACCGTCGGGGACTTCCAGGACGTCGCCCCGGCTCTGTGCCCGGACGGCCCCGCGGTGGACCGCGTGGTGCTGGACATGCTCGCCCCCTGGGAGTGCATCGACGCCGCCGCCGAGGTGCTCGTCTCCGGCGGGGTCTTCCTCACCTACGTCGCGACCGTCACCCAGCTCTCCCGGACCGCGGAGGCCCTGCGGGACCATGGCGAGTTCACCGAGCCGACCGCCTGGGAATCCTTCGTGCGACCCTGGCACCTCGAGGGCCTGGCTGTGCGTCCCGAGCACCGTATGAACGCCCACACCGGCTTCCTGCTGACCTCCCGGCGGACGGCCCACGGAACGCCTGCCCTGACCCGCGTGACCCGGCCCGCTCCGGGCTCCCGGGTCGAGGAGGAGCTGGCCGATCCCGCCAACGAGGGTTTCGGCGGTGCCTCGACCGAGTGGGGACCGCAGGACGTGGGGGAGCGCGGTGTGGCGCCGCGCAAGCTCAAGCGTGCGCTGCGCGACATCCGACAGGGCCGCGACCGCTGA